The genomic window GCTTGGCGCTGGCGTATTTTGGTTTTCGCTATAACTTGCCGCTGACGATACGTTCAGGTTTGTATCCGATTTTAAAAAATAAAATCAATGGCCCGTGGGGGCATGCGGTGGATGTGTTTGCGCTATGCGGCACCATATTCGGAATAGCCACCACCTTGGGGTATGGCGTGATGCAATTGTCGGCCGGTTTAAGCCATGTCAGTGGCTGGGATTTTTCTGGCATACAGACGCATTTGGGTCTGATTGCCGGCGTGGTGATACTGGCCGGCGTATCGGCGGCATCCGGGGTGGGCAAGGGCGTACGGATACTGAGCGAAGTAAATTTACTGCTAGCGATACTGCTGATGGCGTTTGTCTTGATTGCCGGCCCCACTTTGTATTTGCTTGGCGCGTTCAATGAAAATATCGGTAATTATCTCGCCCATATTGTCCAATTGAGTTTTCGTAATTTTACTTACGAGCCGGCTAATTCTGCGGGGTGGTACCAGGCGTGGACGATACTGTACTGGGCTTGGTGGATTTCTTGGGCACCGTTTGTCGGGATGTTTATTGCGCGTATTTCGCGCGGACGTAGCATCCGTGAATTTATTATTGGCGTGCTCTTGATACCAGCGACGTTTAATTTTTTATGGATGACAGTGTTTGGTAATGCCGCAATTTGGATCGACACCCATGTGGCAATGGGGGCGCTCAGCGCAGCTGCTGGCAATGTCGATGCCTTGCTGTTTACTTTCTTAGATTATCTACCGTTTGCGGGTTTAAGTTCGGCCCTGGCGCTGAGCTTGATTACGATTTTCTTCGTCACTTCGGCCGATTCGGGGGCGATGGTGATTGATAATATCGCCAGCCGTGGCAAGCCCAATTCACCGGTGTGGCAACGTCTATTTTGGGCGCTAGTGCTGGGAGTGGTGGCTGGGTGCTTGCTGACCGCGGGTGGCCTCAAAGCCTTGCAGGCGATGACGATCGTGGCAGCATTGCCGTTTGCGGTGGTGATGTTGCTGCTCTGTGTGGGGTTACTGAAAGGCTTGCGCGCCGATGAGCTGCATGCGCGACAAAAGCTGTCGCACGCCAGTAATTTCTGGACCGGCCAACTGTGGCAGCGGCGCTTAGCGCAAATTCTTTGCCAGCCCAGCCAACTCGACGTGCATGCTTTTATTGCCGACACGGTGCAGCCTGCGATGGAAAAAATTAGCCAGGAGCTGTTGAACCGCGGTGTTGCCGCAAAAGTAGTCAGGCTTAGTGAGGATAAAATCCAGCTCGAAGTGCTACAAAATCAACTGCGTGGTTTTGTGTATGGTGTCGCCTGCCAACAGAAAGCCGTGCCTGATTTTGCTTTGGCGAATTCGGTATTGCCAAGCTCAGAGCAAGCCAAAACCTTTGAACCGACCACCTATTTCACCGATGGCCGTAGAG from Undibacterium parvum includes these protein-coding regions:
- a CDS encoding BCCT family transporter, with product MTLSTLSRQTTFCWPVVLPSMALVLALLLFSIFFPNDTEQFFSISKAWITQYFSWFYSLVVAVFVIFLLGIALSRYGAIRLGPDDAEPEFKFSSWIAMLFAAGMGVGLMYFAVGEPIQHLIAPPTAAVNTPAAAREAMLVTFFHWGIHAWAIYGVVGLALAYFGFRYNLPLTIRSGLYPILKNKINGPWGHAVDVFALCGTIFGIATTLGYGVMQLSAGLSHVSGWDFSGIQTHLGLIAGVVILAGVSAASGVGKGVRILSEVNLLLAILLMAFVLIAGPTLYLLGAFNENIGNYLAHIVQLSFRNFTYEPANSAGWYQAWTILYWAWWISWAPFVGMFIARISRGRSIREFIIGVLLIPATFNFLWMTVFGNAAIWIDTHVAMGALSAAAGNVDALLFTFLDYLPFAGLSSALALSLITIFFVTSADSGAMVIDNIASRGKPNSPVWQRLFWALVLGVVAGCLLTAGGLKALQAMTIVAALPFAVVMLLLCVGLLKGLRADELHARQKLSHASNFWTGQLWQRRLAQILCQPSQLDVHAFIADTVQPAMEKISQELLNRGVAAKVVRLSEDKIQLEVLQNQLRGFVYGVACQQKAVPDFALANSVLPSSEQAKTFEPTTYFTDGRRGYDVQYLTENEMLADILKQYERHLSLSLNADAALLQHAPAHR